A single window of Syntrophus aciditrophicus SB DNA harbors:
- a CDS encoding aldehyde ferredoxin oxidoreductase family protein: MNGWCGKILKIDLSSGRTEAKRPEREIYARWIGGRGLAGYYLRDKVTRSWDHPEMPLLFFTGPLVGTTSPTSGRMTVMSRSPLTGTAGDASVGGSLGTALKKAGWDGLIITGRAKTLCGIEIADDQVTLVDAAALAGTGTSGAYARLKKKGAVALAGPAAGVGVRFADIVVDGHYAAGRAGLGLHFAARNLKYLTVRGSGKIRIAYPEALKKANEDVRRLMAASPVLLGELGIGQYGTAALYDLLDARRMMPTDNFRRTRFDAARRMNAHAFRQRYAPRRTGCRGCSILCKKIAADGRSLPEFETLSHFSALVGNTNLETVMEANRLCNDLGMDTISAAATLACHGEIRGRPLEPSEILSLLMDIGTGRGIGQALGQGAAAYARACGRPETAMTVKNLELPGYDPRGAYGMALAYATSTRGGCHLRAYPISHEILRKPVATDRFTFSGKARIIKGAEDLFAVVDSLTACKFVFFAASLEEYARIYTAVTGVESSADDLLTAGERIDYSERIMNDNNGFRGTDDDLPARFFELPGTGDGHLEIPPLDRAEFLKARAAYRRIRGLNEEGRPTREKAAEMAIDWDGSSEG; encoded by the coding sequence ATGAACGGCTGGTGTGGAAAAATCCTGAAAATCGATCTGTCTTCCGGCCGGACGGAAGCGAAGCGTCCGGAACGGGAGATTTATGCCCGGTGGATCGGCGGCCGTGGGCTGGCAGGTTATTATCTCCGGGATAAGGTGACGCGGTCCTGGGATCATCCGGAAATGCCCCTGCTTTTCTTTACCGGCCCTCTGGTCGGCACGACCTCTCCGACTTCCGGCCGGATGACCGTCATGTCCCGCTCCCCGCTGACCGGCACGGCAGGAGACGCCTCCGTCGGCGGATCGCTGGGAACCGCGCTGAAAAAGGCGGGATGGGACGGCCTGATCATCACCGGCCGGGCAAAGACCCTCTGCGGGATCGAAATTGCCGATGATCAGGTGACTCTTGTGGATGCCGCAGCCCTGGCCGGCACGGGGACATCCGGGGCGTATGCCCGTCTGAAAAAGAAAGGAGCGGTCGCCCTGGCGGGCCCCGCGGCGGGGGTGGGGGTTCGTTTTGCCGACATCGTCGTGGACGGTCACTACGCCGCAGGTCGAGCTGGCCTGGGGCTGCATTTTGCCGCCCGGAATCTGAAATACCTGACCGTCCGGGGTTCAGGCAAAATCCGTATCGCCTACCCCGAGGCTCTGAAAAAGGCAAATGAAGACGTCCGTCGCCTGATGGCGGCTTCACCGGTTCTCCTCGGGGAACTGGGAATCGGACAATACGGGACGGCGGCGCTTTACGACCTTCTTGACGCCCGCCGGATGATGCCGACGGACAATTTCCGCCGCACCCGCTTTGACGCAGCCCGGCGCATGAACGCCCATGCCTTCCGCCAACGTTATGCCCCCCGCCGGACGGGTTGCCGGGGCTGTTCCATCCTCTGCAAGAAGATCGCGGCTGATGGCCGAAGCCTTCCCGAATTCGAAACCCTTTCCCACTTCAGCGCTCTCGTGGGAAATACCAATCTGGAAACGGTGATGGAGGCCAACCGGCTGTGCAACGACCTGGGGATGGACACCATTTCGGCGGCGGCGACGCTGGCCTGCCATGGGGAAATTCGGGGAAGGCCCCTGGAACCTTCGGAGATTCTCTCTCTTCTCATGGATATCGGAACAGGACGGGGCATCGGACAGGCCCTGGGACAGGGAGCCGCCGCCTATGCGCGGGCATGCGGACGGCCGGAGACGGCCATGACGGTGAAGAACCTGGAACTGCCGGGCTACGATCCCCGGGGAGCTTACGGAATGGCCCTGGCATATGCCACGTCGACGCGGGGGGGCTGCCACCTCCGGGCTTATCCCATCAGCCATGAGATCCTGCGAAAACCTGTGGCGACGGACCGTTTTACCTTCAGCGGCAAGGCCCGGATCATCAAAGGGGCGGAAGATCTTTTTGCCGTTGTCGATTCCCTTACCGCCTGCAAGTTTGTTTTTTTCGCTGCTTCCCTGGAGGAATACGCCCGGATCTACACCGCTGTGACGGGCGTCGAATCCTCGGCTGATGACCTGTTGACGGCGGGGGAACGGATCGATTATTCGGAACGGATCATGAACGACAACAACGGCTTCCGTGGAACCGACGACGACCTGCCCGCCCGCTTTTTTGAGTTGCCGGGCACGGGAGACGGCCATCTGGAAATTCCGCCCCTGGATCGGGCCGAATTTTTAAAGGCGCGGGCGGCATACCGGCGCATCCGCGGTCTGAATGAAGAGGGACGGCCGACTCGAGAAAAAGCAGCGGAGATGGCAATCGATTGGGACGGGAGCAGCGAAGGATGA
- a CDS encoding LysE family transporter → MLALITIFFSSFVIALSGAMMPGPMLTATISQSSRRGIWTGPLLVVGHGFLELALLVALMIGLAPLLLKDNVFTVIALAGSVILLWMAWDIFKSLPSLRLEWQDGGEHHGRLVLYGILLSLANPYWYIWWATIGLGYIAQCRTSGMAGIAVFFIGHILGDMAFYGLVSTTVAKGRSFFSERLYRRVLGSCACLLVGFAFLFAFAGLQKILS, encoded by the coding sequence TTGCTTGCCCTGATCACCATTTTTTTTTCATCCTTTGTGATTGCCCTTTCCGGGGCGATGATGCCGGGGCCGATGCTTACGGCCACGATCAGCCAAAGTTCCCGGCGAGGAATCTGGACGGGACCACTATTGGTGGTTGGTCATGGATTCCTGGAGCTGGCTCTTCTGGTGGCATTGATGATCGGCCTGGCCCCTCTTCTCCTCAAAGACAATGTTTTTACAGTCATTGCCCTTGCCGGATCCGTTATTCTTCTCTGGATGGCCTGGGACATCTTCAAGTCACTGCCCTCTCTGCGGCTGGAATGGCAGGATGGCGGAGAGCATCATGGCCGGCTGGTGCTTTACGGGATCCTCCTGAGTCTTGCCAATCCCTACTGGTATATCTGGTGGGCCACCATCGGCCTGGGGTATATCGCGCAATGCCGGACGTCCGGCATGGCCGGCATTGCCGTTTTCTTCATCGGCCATATCCTGGGGGATATGGCATTTTACGGCCTCGTTTCAACGACCGTGGCCAAAGGGCGTTCCTTTTTCAGTGAGCGCCTCTATCGAAGAGTGCTTGGTAGCTGTGCCTGCCTGCTTGTCGGCTTCGCCTTTCTCTTCGCCTTTGCCGGCCTGCAGAAAATTCTGTCCTGA
- a CDS encoding M48 family metallopeptidase translates to MMGNISSKNGKRFFSPRKAFLLGMAGLALIFFLLSCTTVPLTGRSSLSLVPDSELVTMSYQQYNDVLKKATLSRDAEKVQMVKRVGGRIAAAAESFLRESGAGAEVAQYKWEFNLIEDDKTVNAWCMPGGKVAVYTGILPITRDETGLAVVVGHEVAHAIARHGNERMSQALLVQFGGIGLSAALASQAAATQELFLQLYGVGANIGYMLPYSRLHENEADRIGLVLMAKAGYDPRAAVGLWQRMNAQGGGRTLEFLSTHPAPTTRIANIESLIPEAMRYYQKPR, encoded by the coding sequence ATGATGGGCAATATTTCTTCGAAAAACGGCAAACGCTTCTTTTCCCCGCGAAAAGCCTTTCTGTTGGGAATGGCCGGTCTGGCTCTGATTTTTTTCCTGCTGTCCTGCACGACTGTTCCCCTTACCGGAAGAAGCAGTCTGAGCCTGGTTCCCGATTCAGAACTGGTGACAATGAGTTATCAGCAATATAACGATGTCCTGAAGAAGGCGACGCTTTCCCGGGATGCGGAAAAGGTGCAGATGGTCAAGCGGGTCGGCGGAAGAATTGCCGCTGCCGCGGAATCCTTTTTGAGAGAATCAGGCGCGGGGGCGGAAGTCGCGCAGTACAAATGGGAGTTCAACCTGATTGAAGACGACAAGACGGTTAATGCCTGGTGCATGCCCGGCGGCAAAGTGGCTGTGTATACGGGGATTCTTCCCATTACCCGGGATGAAACGGGGTTGGCCGTCGTGGTGGGGCATGAGGTGGCCCATGCCATAGCACGACACGGGAACGAAAGGATGAGCCAGGCCCTTCTCGTTCAGTTCGGGGGGATCGGTTTGTCCGCGGCCCTGGCCAGTCAGGCTGCGGCCACTCAGGAGCTTTTTCTCCAACTTTACGGCGTCGGCGCGAACATCGGTTACATGCTTCCTTACAGCCGTCTCCACGAAAACGAAGCGGATCGGATCGGTCTGGTTCTCATGGCCAAGGCCGGTTATGACCCGAGAGCCGCAGTGGGGCTCTGGCAGAGGATGAATGCCCAGGGCGGTGGGCGCACTCTGGAATTTTTATCCACCCACCCGGCGCCAACAACCCGGATTGCGAATATTGAATCTCTCATTCCCGAAGCGATGCGCTATTATCAGAAACCCCGGTAG
- the nifJ gene encoding pyruvate:ferredoxin (flavodoxin) oxidoreductase gives MAGYNKTLEGNEIAAHVAYAMSEVAAIYPITPSSTIGEYCSEWAARGKKNIFGQVLDLIEMQSEAGAAAAVHGALAAGTLATTFTASQGLLLMKPDMYKIAGELMPAVFHIAARSVAGHALCIFGDHSDINAVRQTGFCQLASASPQEVMDLGLVSHLASIKASLPFIHCFDGFRTSMVIQKVELINYTDMAKLVDWYAIERFRARSMNPEHPQMRGTSQISDIYFQNREACSPYYARVPAIVEEEMKKVGELTGRPYHLFDYVGHPEADKIIVSMGSSCDVIEGTIDYLNARGARLGLIKVRLYLPFSREHFFKVLPRSAKKIAVLDRVKTPLTIGEPLYQDVSTAINEGGFGQMVVGGRYGLGSKDFTPAMVKAVYDNLEQWEPKRSFTVGINDDVSNSSLEVGEEFSASPPGTSSCKFWGIGADGTVGANKEAIKIIGENTDLYTQAYFAYDAKKSGGVTVSHVRFSPNRILSHYLIKHADLIACHVPAYVHQFDLLEGIVDGGIFLLNSPWTVEQMETELPSSLRRIIAEKHLKFYNIDAVTIADRVGLGGRINMIMQAAFFKIANVIPPDEAINFLKDAIRKTYGKKGDKIVNMNIAAVDKALDAIKVIEVPEAWAKSARSEYAYENVSEFVTKVMNPMILQKGDQVPVSALPPDGIFPTATSQYEKRGVAIHVPEWIPENCIQCNQCSFVCPHASIRPVLVTEEELKEAPDYFTTLEAQGKELKGLRFRIQVSPLDCVGCGNCADICPSKEKALVMRYLCSQDDKQIPNHKFSLTVPVRDNLMSKTTVKGSQFCQPLFEFSGACPGCGETPYIKVITQLFGDRMIIGNATGCSSIYGGSAPVCPYTVNPKGHGPAWANSLFEDNAEFTLGVEMGVAKRRDKLASFMRDAIQQGISEGLKNLFEAWLAGMNDPGKTKELRDQIEEALSNEILKSVGPQKDNLINILKLKDMIVKKSIWAIGGDGWAYDIGYGGLDHVMAQNHDLNILVLDTEVYSNTGGQASKSTPTGAVAKFAAKGKPIGKKDLGRMAMVYRYVYVASVAMGASKTQFLKAVTEAESYPGTSLIIAYSPCINHGIDMGKSQEEEKRAVEAGYWPLYRYNPLLAAEGKNPFQLDSGEIKGDFQEFINGEVRYSSLKRMFPDVADKLYKLAEEEAKERIAIYKKLAGK, from the coding sequence ATGGCTGGATACAATAAGACACTGGAAGGAAATGAAATAGCGGCTCACGTCGCTTATGCGATGAGTGAGGTCGCGGCGATATACCCGATTACACCGTCGAGTACCATCGGGGAATATTGCAGCGAGTGGGCCGCGCGTGGGAAAAAGAATATTTTTGGCCAGGTCCTTGATTTAATAGAAATGCAGTCAGAAGCCGGAGCGGCGGCTGCAGTTCATGGGGCGCTTGCTGCGGGAACGCTTGCCACGACCTTCACCGCGTCTCAGGGGCTTCTGTTGATGAAACCGGACATGTACAAGATTGCGGGCGAGCTGATGCCGGCGGTCTTTCATATCGCAGCAAGGTCCGTCGCCGGCCACGCCCTGTGCATTTTCGGGGATCATTCCGATATTAACGCGGTTCGGCAGACCGGATTTTGCCAGCTCGCGTCGGCTTCCCCTCAGGAGGTCATGGACCTCGGACTGGTATCCCATCTGGCGAGCATAAAGGCCAGCCTTCCTTTTATTCATTGCTTTGACGGATTCAGAACCTCGATGGTCATTCAAAAGGTGGAATTGATCAATTACACCGATATGGCCAAACTCGTGGACTGGTACGCGATTGAGCGCTTCCGGGCAAGATCCATGAACCCGGAACATCCGCAGATGCGCGGCACATCACAGATTTCCGATATTTACTTTCAGAACCGCGAAGCCTGCTCGCCGTATTACGCACGAGTGCCGGCGATTGTGGAAGAAGAAATGAAAAAAGTCGGCGAGCTGACCGGAAGACCGTACCATCTCTTTGATTACGTGGGCCATCCCGAAGCCGACAAGATCATCGTTTCCATGGGGTCGAGCTGCGATGTCATTGAAGGAACCATCGATTATCTGAACGCGAGAGGAGCCCGTCTCGGCCTGATCAAGGTGCGGCTCTACCTTCCCTTCTCCAGGGAACACTTTTTCAAAGTCCTGCCGCGATCCGCAAAGAAAATAGCCGTGCTGGACAGAGTGAAAACGCCGCTGACCATCGGGGAACCCCTTTACCAGGATGTCAGCACGGCCATTAACGAAGGGGGATTCGGACAGATGGTCGTGGGCGGAAGATACGGACTCGGCAGTAAAGATTTCACCCCGGCCATGGTGAAGGCAGTTTACGACAATCTGGAGCAATGGGAACCCAAGCGATCTTTCACGGTCGGCATCAATGACGATGTCAGCAACTCGTCCCTTGAAGTGGGCGAAGAATTTTCCGCGTCTCCTCCAGGTACATCATCGTGCAAATTCTGGGGCATCGGCGCAGACGGGACCGTCGGCGCAAACAAGGAAGCGATCAAAATCATCGGCGAAAATACCGACCTGTACACGCAGGCTTACTTCGCCTATGATGCAAAGAAATCAGGCGGCGTTACAGTTTCCCATGTCCGCTTTTCCCCCAATAGAATTCTCTCTCATTATCTGATCAAACACGCCGATTTAATCGCCTGCCATGTCCCGGCGTACGTCCATCAGTTCGACCTGCTCGAAGGCATCGTCGACGGCGGTATTTTCCTGTTGAACTCCCCTTGGACAGTCGAGCAGATGGAAACGGAACTTCCCAGCAGCCTGCGAAGAATCATCGCGGAAAAACACCTGAAATTTTACAATATTGACGCGGTTACGATTGCGGATCGGGTTGGCCTCGGCGGAAGAATCAACATGATCATGCAGGCAGCATTCTTCAAGATAGCAAACGTGATCCCGCCGGATGAGGCGATCAACTTCCTCAAGGACGCCATCAGAAAAACATACGGGAAAAAAGGTGACAAGATCGTCAACATGAACATCGCTGCGGTGGACAAGGCACTGGACGCCATCAAGGTCATCGAAGTGCCGGAAGCATGGGCAAAGTCCGCCCGCAGTGAATATGCATATGAGAATGTTTCCGAATTCGTGACCAAGGTCATGAACCCCATGATCCTGCAGAAGGGGGATCAAGTGCCGGTGAGCGCGCTTCCTCCGGACGGCATTTTCCCGACAGCGACCTCGCAGTATGAAAAACGAGGGGTTGCCATCCATGTGCCGGAATGGATCCCTGAAAACTGCATCCAGTGCAATCAATGTTCCTTTGTCTGCCCGCACGCATCGATCAGACCAGTGCTCGTGACGGAAGAAGAGCTCAAGGAAGCTCCGGATTACTTTACAACGCTGGAAGCACAGGGAAAAGAGCTCAAAGGGCTTAGATTCAGGATTCAGGTCAGCCCGCTGGACTGCGTCGGCTGCGGCAACTGCGCGGATATATGCCCGTCAAAGGAAAAGGCGCTGGTCATGAGATATCTGTGCAGCCAGGACGATAAGCAGATTCCTAATCACAAATTTTCATTGACGGTCCCGGTCCGGGACAATCTCATGTCTAAAACTACGGTAAAAGGCAGCCAGTTCTGCCAGCCGCTGTTCGAATTCTCGGGAGCCTGCCCCGGATGCGGCGAGACGCCGTACATCAAGGTGATTACACAGCTCTTCGGCGACAGGATGATCATCGGCAATGCAACGGGATGTTCTTCGATCTATGGCGGATCCGCCCCGGTTTGCCCCTACACCGTCAATCCGAAGGGACATGGACCGGCATGGGCCAATTCCCTCTTCGAAGACAACGCGGAATTTACCCTGGGCGTAGAAATGGGAGTTGCCAAGAGACGTGACAAACTGGCTTCCTTCATGAGGGACGCGATCCAGCAGGGCATTTCGGAAGGCCTTAAAAATCTTTTTGAAGCATGGCTGGCGGGAATGAACGATCCCGGCAAGACGAAGGAACTGAGAGATCAGATTGAAGAGGCGCTTTCCAATGAGATATTGAAATCCGTCGGCCCGCAAAAGGATAACCTCATTAATATTCTCAAATTAAAAGATATGATCGTGAAGAAATCGATCTGGGCGATCGGCGGAGACGGCTGGGCCTACGACATTGGATACGGCGGACTGGACCACGTGATGGCGCAGAATCACGATCTGAACATCCTTGTCCTGGATACCGAAGTCTATTCCAATACCGGCGGCCAGGCTTCCAAGTCCACACCTACCGGCGCAGTCGCAAAATTCGCGGCAAAAGGCAAACCTATCGGGAAAAAGGATCTCGGCCGCATGGCTATGGTTTACCGGTATGTGTACGTCGCTTCGGTGGCCATGGGAGCCAGCAAGACTCAGTTCCTTAAAGCCGTTACCGAAGCGGAAAGCTATCCCGGAACCTCGCTGATTATCGCCTATTCGCCCTGCATCAATCATGGCATCGATATGGGGAAAAGTCAGGAGGAAGAGAAAAGAGCGGTGGAAGCCGGTTACTGGCCGTTATACCGTTATAACCCGCTTCTCGCCGCCGAAGGCAAAAATCCGTTCCAGCTGGATTCCGGCGAAATCAAGGGAGACTTCCAGGAGTTTATCAACGGTGAAGTCCGCTATTCAAGCCTGAAGAGAATGTTCCCCGATGTCGCTGATAAATTGTATAAGCTGGCTGAAGAAGAAGCGAAAGAAAGAATCGCGATTTACAAAAAGCTTGCCGGCAAATAA
- a CDS encoding pyruvate formate lyase family activating protein translates to MNEPSCLRLYREGKLQERIDRALALISPACRLCPRNCRVDRLAGKTGVCRTGDKAVVASYSPHFGEEAPLVGSYGSGTIFFSSCNLLCSFCQNFEISHHVVGLAVEPSELAAIMLRLQKQGCHNINFVTPTHVVPQILQALPPAIEMGLNVPLVYNCGGYESVEALKLLDGVVDIYMPDFKFWDNQWAERFCHIKDYRERAKEALLEMHRQAGLHRLDE, encoded by the coding sequence ATGAATGAACCATCCTGTCTTCGTCTCTATCGGGAAGGGAAACTGCAGGAACGGATTGACCGGGCGCTTGCCCTGATTTCGCCCGCCTGCCGGCTCTGCCCGCGCAACTGCCGCGTCGACCGGCTGGCCGGTAAAACGGGGGTCTGCAGAACGGGGGACAAGGCCGTTGTTGCCAGCTATTCCCCCCATTTCGGCGAAGAGGCGCCTCTGGTGGGGTCGTACGGCTCCGGCACGATTTTTTTCAGTTCCTGCAATCTCCTTTGCTCCTTCTGCCAGAACTTCGAAATCAGCCATCACGTCGTCGGACTGGCCGTGGAACCATCCGAACTGGCTGCCATCATGCTCCGCCTCCAAAAACAGGGTTGCCACAACATCAACTTCGTGACCCCGACCCATGTGGTTCCGCAGATCCTGCAGGCCCTCCCCCCCGCAATTGAAATGGGGCTGAACGTCCCGCTGGTCTACAACTGCGGCGGTTACGAAAGCGTGGAAGCGCTGAAGCTGCTTGACGGGGTTGTCGATATCTACATGCCGGACTTCAAGTTCTGGGATAACCAGTGGGCGGAACGCTTCTGTCATATCAAGGATTACAGGGAAAGGGCGAAAGAAGCCCTGCTGGAGATGCACCGCCAGGCCGGGCTCCATCGTCTGGATGAATAA